In Kaistella faecalis, a genomic segment contains:
- a CDS encoding LTA synthase family protein: MMQTKLKPFFYLGIFYLLVSLILRIIFIFHPITNADFALFESLKIVAVGLLSDILVFTLASSLLALYFLFLSNSKYRKPYGYIIFGLLMTAFIYTAFVPGNIFRQYGGAFPEVATAFIGLKTLLFGLMLFLPVQRLKIRNILYFITLFLYVVLIIFNAVSEYFFWNEFGVRYNFIAVDYLIYTNEVIGNIMESYPVLPLFSVIFILAAAVTWFIFRRTKDELIELPNFKQKLILLGSFVLLCGMSLVLIPKLNEVKTGNTFAQEIQANGFPKFFNAFTQKELNYFPFYPTLNESVAEQRFLREFKSASLSRIITSPKPELKKNVVLISIESLSADFLAHYGNTQNITPFFDSLATRSLMFTNLYATGNRTVRGLEALTLCIPPTAGESIIKRKNNKNKFTTGSVFKSKGYDVKFLYGGDSYFDNMEDFYKGNGYDIVDRSSFKPEEITFGNIWGVSDEDMARKAIEVMNLEAKSGKPFFNHWMTVSNHRPFTYPDGRIDIPGNAKSREGGVKYTDYSIRKFFKMAKKQDWYKNTVFVIVADHCASSAGKTELPMDKYRIPGMIFSEGFIEPQQFNRLMSQIDVMPTLLGILNFSYRSTFLGQDVFTDDFQPKAYVATYQDLGLVKDNYLTVISPTKKVRQYSLVSQKSGLPEDFRLYFDEIPAKKSVQNLIDDCVAAFQSTSYWLQENKLNK; this comes from the coding sequence ATGATGCAGACAAAACTAAAACCGTTTTTTTATCTCGGGATTTTTTATCTCCTGGTTTCTCTTATTTTAAGAATTATTTTCATCTTTCATCCAATTACAAATGCAGATTTTGCACTGTTTGAAAGTCTGAAGATAGTAGCTGTCGGTTTGTTAAGCGACATTTTAGTTTTTACTTTAGCCAGCAGTTTATTGGCTTTGTACTTTCTTTTCTTATCTAATTCTAAGTACAGAAAACCTTACGGGTACATCATTTTCGGCTTGTTAATGACCGCGTTCATTTATACCGCTTTTGTACCCGGAAATATTTTCCGACAGTACGGCGGAGCATTCCCCGAAGTTGCCACCGCATTTATAGGTTTGAAAACACTGCTGTTTGGCTTGATGCTTTTTCTCCCAGTTCAGCGGCTTAAAATCCGTAATATTCTTTACTTTATCACCTTGTTTTTATATGTTGTACTCATCATTTTCAATGCTGTAAGCGAATATTTTTTCTGGAATGAATTCGGGGTCCGATACAATTTTATTGCAGTAGATTATTTAATTTATACCAATGAAGTGATCGGAAACATTATGGAAAGTTATCCTGTACTTCCATTATTTTCAGTCATATTTATTCTTGCAGCGGCAGTTACATGGTTCATATTCCGGAGGACGAAAGATGAACTTATTGAGCTTCCCAATTTCAAGCAGAAACTTATCTTACTCGGTTCATTTGTCCTGTTGTGCGGTATGAGTCTTGTGCTTATTCCTAAACTGAACGAAGTAAAAACAGGCAATACTTTCGCGCAGGAGATTCAGGCAAACGGCTTTCCTAAATTCTTCAATGCGTTCACCCAAAAAGAACTCAATTATTTCCCGTTTTACCCAACGCTGAACGAATCTGTCGCTGAACAGCGCTTTCTGAGAGAATTTAAATCTGCGTCGTTATCCCGTATAATTACATCACCAAAACCTGAATTAAAGAAAAACGTGGTACTGATTTCTATTGAAAGTCTGTCCGCCGATTTTCTAGCTCATTACGGAAATACCCAGAATATTACTCCATTTTTCGACAGTCTGGCAACCAGATCTTTAATGTTCACAAACCTTTATGCCACCGGAAACAGAACAGTTCGCGGACTTGAAGCTTTAACCTTGTGCATTCCTCCAACAGCTGGAGAGAGTATTATTAAAAGAAAAAATAACAAGAATAAATTTACCACCGGAAGTGTTTTCAAATCGAAAGGCTACGATGTGAAATTTTTATACGGTGGTGACAGCTATTTCGATAATATGGAAGATTTCTATAAAGGAAATGGATATGATATTGTTGATAGAAGCAGTTTTAAACCCGAAGAAATCACTTTTGGGAATATCTGGGGCGTTTCAGATGAAGATATGGCGAGAAAAGCAATAGAGGTAATGAATCTTGAAGCGAAAAGCGGAAAACCGTTTTTTAACCATTGGATGACGGTTTCTAACCACAGACCTTTTACTTATCCCGACGGTCGGATTGATATTCCCGGAAACGCCAAATCACGAGAAGGCGGCGTAAAATATACCGATTATTCGATCCGGAAGTTTTTTAAAATGGCTAAGAAACAGGATTGGTATAAAAATACTGTTTTTGTAATTGTAGCAGATCATTGCGCGTCGAGTGCAGGAAAAACAGAACTTCCAATGGATAAATACAGAATCCCAGGAATGATATTTTCCGAAGGCTTCATCGAACCACAGCAATTTAACAGGCTGATGTCGCAGATCGATGTGATGCCTACATTGTTGGGAATTTTAAATTTCAGTTATCGCTCTACATTTTTAGGTCAGGATGTTTTTACGGACGATTTTCAGCCAAAAGCCTATGTAGCTACCTATCAGGATCTGGGATTAGTTAAAGATAATTATTTAACGGTGATTTCACCAACAAAAAAAGTGAGACAGTATTCTTTGGTATCACAAAAATCGGGTTTGCCGGAAGATTTTAGACTTTATTTTGATGAAATACCAGCTAAGAAATCGGTACAGAACTTGATTGATGACTGCGTTGCTGCATTTCAGTCGACCAGTTACTGGCTTCAGGAAAACAAGCTGAATAAATAA
- the ypfJ gene encoding KPN_02809 family neutral zinc metallopeptidase produces the protein MKWTNDRSGNVDDRRGAGGGGGMLVGGGLGTLIIAAIIFFLGGDPSAILSSGMGNSSQQTEQRDLTQEELKVREFVEMITAENEQTWAKVFQENGMQYQPAKVVMFEAVTQSGCGTAQAAMGPFYCPADQTVYMDMSFFKELQQRFGAQVTEFSIAYVMAHEMGHHIQNLLGTLQKTDQLRRSGRYSEADMNRVSVATELQADFYAGVWSRQTDNREKFLEPGDLEAAISAAEAVGDDNIQKKSQGYVNQEGFTHGSSAQRKEWFMKGYNTGDIRQGDTFNALLK, from the coding sequence ATGAAATGGACAAACGACAGAAGCGGAAATGTGGATGACAGAAGGGGCGCAGGTGGAGGCGGCGGAATGCTTGTAGGCGGCGGCTTGGGAACCTTAATTATCGCTGCTATTATATTCTTTTTAGGTGGCGACCCTTCAGCAATACTTTCCTCAGGGATGGGAAATTCGAGCCAGCAGACCGAACAGCGTGATCTGACTCAGGAAGAGCTAAAAGTGCGGGAATTCGTAGAGATGATTACGGCAGAGAATGAACAGACGTGGGCCAAAGTCTTTCAAGAAAACGGAATGCAGTACCAACCGGCAAAAGTGGTGATGTTTGAAGCGGTAACCCAGTCAGGATGTGGAACAGCACAGGCAGCGATGGGGCCTTTTTACTGCCCTGCCGATCAAACCGTTTATATGGATATGAGTTTTTTCAAAGAATTGCAGCAGCGTTTTGGCGCACAGGTTACGGAATTTTCCATAGCATACGTAATGGCTCATGAAATGGGACATCATATTCAAAATCTGTTAGGAACCTTACAGAAAACTGACCAGTTACGCAGAAGCGGTAGGTATTCCGAAGCGGATATGAACAGGGTTTCTGTTGCTACAGAACTTCAGGCTGATTTTTATGCCGGAGTTTGGTCGAGACAAACCGATAACCGTGAAAAGTTTCTTGAACCTGGCGACCTTGAGGCTGCAATTTCAGCGGCTGAAGCAGTAGGCGACGATAATATTCAGAAGAAATCGCAAGGATACGTGAATCAGGAAGGTTTCACCCACGGAAGTTCAGCCCAACGTAAAGAATGGTTTATGAAAGGATATAATACCGGAGATATTCGCCAGGGCGACACATTCAACGCACTTCTGAAATAA
- a CDS encoding YtxH domain-containing protein: MSTKRNGLLALLGLGAVAFWKYKNSTPEEKQAVKDKFNTAKDNFNKLGSDLKSKASEVASQVQNKADQAKTTVNESVNQN; the protein is encoded by the coding sequence ATGAGCACTAAAAGAAACGGTTTATTAGCATTGCTAGGACTTGGAGCAGTAGCATTTTGGAAATATAAAAACTCTACTCCAGAAGAAAAGCAGGCAGTAAAAGATAAGTTTAACACTGCGAAAGACAATTTCAATAAATTGGGAAGTGATTTAAAATCAAAAGCCAGTGAAGTTGCTTCTCAGGTACAGAACAAAGCTGACCAGGCAAAAACGACAGTTAACGAGTCTGTAAATCAGAACTAA
- the ribH gene encoding 6,7-dimethyl-8-ribityllumazine synthase — translation MATVNLSDYKPLQLTNAGSYRIGIVVSEWNDFVTHNLRDGALEVLKTEGVNEDNIKVFSVPGAFELNYASMQLCKERKFDAVIAIGCVIRGETPHFDYVCSAVAQGIKDCNILTDVPTIFCLLTDDTKEQSVARSGGSLGNKGVEAAVTALQMIEFKRNLSEKKGNIGFGNL, via the coding sequence ATGGCAACTGTAAATCTTTCAGATTACAAACCATTGCAGCTTACTAATGCCGGTTCTTACAGAATTGGCATTGTTGTTTCTGAATGGAATGATTTTGTGACCCATAACCTTCGCGACGGAGCATTGGAAGTTCTGAAAACTGAAGGTGTAAACGAGGACAACATCAAAGTATTTAGTGTTCCCGGTGCATTCGAACTTAATTACGCCTCTATGCAGCTTTGCAAAGAGAGAAAATTTGATGCTGTGATTGCTATTGGTTGCGTGATCCGTGGAGAGACTCCTCATTTCGATTACGTTTGTTCAGCAGTTGCGCAAGGGATTAAAGACTGCAACATTTTAACTGATGTTCCCACGATATTCTGTCTTTTAACTGATGATACTAAAGAACAGTCTGTCGCAAGAAGCGGCGGAAGTCTTGGTAATAAGGGCGTAGAAGCTGCTGTTACTGCTCTGCAAATGATTGAATTCAAGCGCAATCTTTCCGAGAAAAAAGGGAATATTGGTTTTGGAAATTTGTAG